A single genomic interval of Lathyrus oleraceus cultivar Zhongwan6 chromosome 7, CAAS_Psat_ZW6_1.0, whole genome shotgun sequence harbors:
- the LOC127101375 gene encoding nuclear transport factor 2A gives MDPDALAKAFVEHYYTTFDNNRAGLATLYQEGSMLTFEGQKIQGSPNIVAKLTSLPFQQCHHSITTVDCQPSTVNAGMLVFVSGNLQLAGEQHALKFSQMFHLIPTQQGSYCVLNDIFRLNYA, from the exons atGGATCCAGACGCGTTGGCAAAGGCATTTGTGGAGCACTACTACACCACCTTCGACAACAACCGTGCTGGACTTGCCACTCTCTACCAAGAAGGATCCATGCTTACCTTCGAAGGTCAGAAGATTCAGGGTTCCCCCAACATCGTCGCCAAGCTCACTTCTCTCCCTTTCCAGCAGTGCCATCACTCCATCACCACCGTCGATTGCCAACCATCCACCGTCAACGCTGGCATGCTTGTCTTCGTCAGCGGTAACCTTCAACTCGCCGGTGAACAACACGCCCTCAAATTCAGCCAG ATGTTCCATTTGATACCAACACAGCAAGGAAGCTATTGTGTGCTGAATGATATATTCCGTTTGAACTATGCCTGA
- the LOC127101206 gene encoding calmodulin-binding transcription activator 4: MASGYEYDINDLYQEAQRRWLKPAEVMYILQNNEKYQFTHEPPQQPTSGSLFLFNRRVLRFFRKDGHAWRKKRDGRAVGEAHERLKVGNVEAINCYYAHGEQNSNFQRRSYWMLDPEFDHIVLVHYRDTGEGRVSSGPGTQLSPGSSSAFSQSPRSYNTQNRGSMSIVDDSCGPNQSFSSPGSAEVTSDIFILNNGMGHSEGAEAESGTSTELKITQALRRLEEQLSLNDESFEEIAPFYKENEATHDLKSQNHQGVIYKQEESAALSGPDSQGLLYDGYNGRQGDSGESYSELLDCDFPDGNEKALSWKSVYLPAGNQESSQSSSIREPVTNQENCCWTNFNTDNAGNSVFSLPQGVGGGTLPPYSSMVETRDARSGYYAPLFDQNQIGASHDAGSSLTVSQKQKFTIKAVSPEWGYASETTKVFIIGSFLCHPSDSSWACMLGDVEVPVEIIQDGVMYCEVPSHIPGNVTLCITSGNRESCSEVREFEYRDNTKSCTKCSPLEIEATRTPEELLLLVRFGQVLLSASPVSDDNNESGIFIKQRADDDSWSHIIDALLFGSGTSSSTANWLLEELLKDKLQLWLTCRSRKVDEETGCSLSKKEQGIIHMVAGLGFEWALNPILSCGVNINFRDINGWTALHWAARFGREKMVASLIASGASAGAVTDPSAQDPIGKTAASIAARSGHKGLAGYLSEVAVTSHLSSLTLEESELSKSSAELQADLTVSNVSKENIAFSEDRASLKDSLAAVRNTTQAAARIQAAFRSHSFRKRRVKEAVGVMSGHDINANSIEDMPELYAMSKLAFRNSREHDSAALSIQKKYRGWKGRRDFLSLRQKVVKIQAHVRGYQVRKHYRVLWAVGILDKVVLRWRRKGVGLRGFKPEMEINENEDEDILKVFRKQKVDVEIKEAVSRVLSMVKSPDARDQYHRMLEKYRQAKAELASTSEEKLITTSIEDYLNMEDDSYQYP, from the exons ATGGCATCTG GTTACGAATATGATATCAATGATCTGTATCAAGAAGCTCAAAGGAGATGGCTCAAGCCGGCTGAAGTCATGTACATTTTACAGAATAATGAAAAGTACCAGTTCACTCATGAGCCACCGCAACAGCCAACAA GTGGTTCCCTATTTCTGTTTAATAGAAGAGTACTGCGTTTCTTCCGTAAAGATGGTCATGCTTGGCGGAAGAAAAGAGATGGAAGAGCTGTAGGAGAAGCCCACGAACGGCTGAAG GTTGGAAATGTTGAAGCCATAAATTGTTACTATGCACATGGAGAGCAGAACTCTAATTTCCAGAGGCGGAGCTATTGGATGTTAGATCC GGAATTTGACCATATTGTTCTCGTTCATTACCGAGACACAGGCGAG GGAAGGGTCAGTTCTGGACCTGGCACACAATTGTCACCAGGTTCCTCTTCTGCATTCAGTCAGAGTCCTAGGTCATATAATACTCAGAATCGAGGTTCAATGTCCATTGTTGATGATTCCTGTGGACCTAATCAGAGTTTCTCCAGTCCTGGATCTGCAGAAGTCACCTCTGATATATTTATTTTGAACAATGGAATGGGTCACTCGGAAGGAGCGGAAGCAGAATCAGGAACCTCAACTGAACTTAAGATTACTCAAGCTTTGCGCCGATTGGAGGAGCAGTTAAGTTTGAATGATGAAAGCTTTGAAGAAATTGCTCCCTTCTACAAGGAGAATGAAGCTACCCATGATTTAAAATCACAGAACCATCAAGGAGTGATCTACAAGCAAGAAGAATCTGCTGCTCTCTCTGGACCAGATAGTCAGGGGCTGTTATATGACGGATATAATGGAAGGCAAG GTGATAGTGGTGAAAGCTATAGTGAATTACTAGACTGTGATTTCCCTGATGGAAATGAAAAGGCTTTATCTTGGAAAAGTGTATACTTGCCAGCTGGAAAT CAAGAAAGCTCACAATCATCTTCAATAAGGGAACCAGTTACGAACCAGGAAAACTGTTGCTGGACAAATTTCAACACTGATAATGCTGGAAACT CTGTTTTCTCACTACCTCAAGGTGTTGGTGGAGGCACACTTCCTCCATATTCTTCTATGGTAGAAACACGAGATGCTCGTTCCGGCTACTATGCGCCATTGTTTGACCAAAATCAAATTGGAGCATCTCATGATGCAGGTTCAAGCTTAACAGTTTCACAGAAACAGAAATTTACTATTAAGGCAGTCTCCCCAGAATGGGGTTATGCCTCTGAGACTACAAAG GTTTTCATTATTGGATCTTTTCTTTGTCATCCCTCTGATTCTTCCTGGGCCTGTATGCTTGGCGATgttgaagttcctgttgagatAATTCAGGATGGTGTAATGTATTGTGAAGTTCCATCTCACATTCCTGGAAATGTTACTTTGTGTATTACTTCTGGAAACCGAGAGTCATGCAGTGAAGTAAGAGAATTTGAGTATCGTGATAACaccaagagttgcaccaaatGTAGTCCATTGGAAATAGAAGCCACTAGAACTCCAGAAGAGCTGTTATTACTAGTTAGATTTGGGCAGGTGCTCCTTTCTGCGTCACCTGTAAGTGACGATAACAATGAATCGGGAATTTTCATAAAACAAAGAGCTGATGATGATTCATGGAGCCATATTATAGATGCTCTTCTATTTGGTAGTGGAACTTCTTCTAGTACTGCCAACTGGCTTCTTGAAGAGCTTCTGAAGGATAAGCTACAGCTGTGGCTTACTTGCAGATCCCGGAAAGTAGATGAAGAAACAGGCTGTTCGTTGTCCAAGAAAGAACAAGGGATTATTCACATGGTTGCTGGGTTGGGATTTGAGTGGGCCTTGAACCCTATTCTCAGTTGTGGCGTGAATATAAATTTCCGCGACATCAACGGGTGGACTGCCCTTCATTGGGCTGCACGTTTTGGAAG GGAAAAAATGGTTGCGTCGCTTATAGCTTCTGGTGCATCTGCCGGAGCAGTGACAGATCCTAGTGCACAGGATCCAATTGGTAAAACTGCAGCATCAATTGCAGCCCGCAGTGGGCATAAAGGATTGGCAGGGTATCTTTCAGAGGTAGCTGTAACAAGCCACCTGTCATCTCTTACACTGGAAGAGAGTGAGCTATCTAAAAGTTCTGCGGAGCTTCAAGCGGATTTAACTGTTAGCAATGTCTCCAAGGAAAATATTGCTTTTAGTGAGGACCGGGCCTCACTCAAAGATTCATTAGCTGCTGTAAGAAATACAACTCAGGCAGCTGCACGGATACAAGCTGCTTTTCGTTCACATTCATTTAGAAAACGGAGAGTAAAAGAAGCAGTTGGTGTTATGAGTGGACATGATATCAATGCAAATAGCATTGAAGACATGCCAGAGCTTTATGCTATGTCAAAACTTGCCTTTCGGAACTCACGTGAACATGATTCGGCTGCATTATCAATTCAGAAAAAATATCGAGGTTGGAAAGGTCGCAGAGATTTCTTATCATTGCGCCAAAAAGTAGTGAAGATACAG GCTCATGTGAGGGGTTACCAAGTTAGGAAGCATTACAGAGTATTATGGGCGGTTGGAATCTTGGACAAGGTTGTGCTAAGATGGCGTAGAAAAGGAGTTGGTTTACGAGGTTTCAAACCAGAGATGGAGATTAATGAAAATGAAGATGAAGATATTCTCAAGGTGTTCAGAAAACAGAAAGTAGATGTTGAAATCAAAGAGGCTGTCTCAAGGGTGCTGTCCATGGTCAAATCTCCCGATGCTCGTGATCAATATCATCGCATGCTTGAGAAGTATCGTCAAGCCAAG GCTGAACTTGCGAGTACGAGTGAAGAAAAATTGATAACAACTTCTATAGAAGATTATTTAAACATGGAGGATGATTCTTATCAATATCCCTAG